The following proteins are co-located in the Rheinheimera salexigens genome:
- a CDS encoding histone deacetylase family protein produces MAITVFSHASCSLHDAGEHHPERPARLSAINDQLIRSGMEYIIQQRDATPATKQDLYRVHDKLHVDTLFELSPSEGYARIDPDTQINRHSITAALHAAGAAINAVDTVMAADNQQAFCAVRPPGHHATRSAAMGFCLFNNIAIAAAYALEKYSLQRIAIVDFDVHHGNGTEDIFQHDARVLLCSTYQDQLYPYVDTAELETLPEHIIKVPLPAGCRSVAWQQQVSQHVLPALDKFAPELIFIAAGFDGHAEDEMSQFLLTEADFAWITTELKALADKHCQGRIVSTLEGGYALSALGRSVVAHLKAML; encoded by the coding sequence ATGGCCATTACTGTTTTTAGTCATGCTAGTTGTAGCTTACACGATGCTGGCGAGCATCATCCAGAACGCCCGGCTCGCTTAAGTGCCATTAATGATCAGCTTATTCGCTCGGGCATGGAGTATATTATTCAGCAACGCGATGCCACACCCGCGACTAAACAAGACTTATATCGCGTGCACGATAAACTACATGTCGACACCTTGTTTGAGCTATCACCTAGCGAAGGTTATGCCCGTATTGATCCAGATACACAAATTAATCGCCATAGTATTACGGCTGCCCTGCATGCCGCTGGTGCTGCCATTAATGCTGTAGATACGGTAATGGCAGCAGATAACCAGCAAGCGTTCTGTGCGGTGCGCCCGCCCGGTCATCACGCCACTCGCAGTGCAGCCATGGGCTTTTGTTTGTTTAATAACATTGCCATTGCGGCGGCTTATGCTTTAGAAAAGTATAGTTTGCAGCGCATTGCTATTGTTGATTTTGATGTCCACCATGGCAATGGTACTGAAGATATTTTTCAACATGACGCTAGAGTTTTGCTCTGCTCAACCTATCAAGATCAACTTTACCCTTATGTTGACACGGCTGAATTAGAGACGTTACCAGAGCATATTATAAAAGTGCCCTTGCCTGCAGGTTGTCGATCAGTAGCGTGGCAACAGCAAGTTAGTCAGCATGTGTTACCCGCGCTAGATAAGTTTGCTCCAGAGTTAATTTTTATTGCCGCCGGTTTTGATGGCCATGCTGAAGATGAAATGTCGCAGTTTTTATTAACCGAAGCCGATTTTGCTTGGATCACCACAGAGCTTAAAGCGTTAGCCGATAAACATTGCCAAGGTCGCATTGTTTCAACCTTAGAAGGCGGTTATGCCTTAAGTGCCTTAGGTCGCAGTGTTGTGGCGCATTTAAAAGCCATGTTATAA
- the purL gene encoding phosphoribosylformylglycinamidine synthase: MLILRGAPALSEFKIQKLLEQAAQSGLAISDIYAEYFHFAAVSAPLSAEQQQILNKLLTYGPSTASHEPEDQLVLVTPRPGTISPWSSKATDIAHNCGLPQVQRLERGIAYYISADARLDKAQLQQLSALLHDRMMETVFSQLEQAAALFQQAEPAELSSVDIINGGAEALASANITMGLALADDEIDYLYQNFTKLGRNPNDIELYMFAQANSEHCRHKIFNADWTIDGVEQPKSLFKMIKNTFQQTPDYVLSAYSDNAAVMEGSTAGRFFAQPGTHHYQYHHEPIHILMKVETHNHPTAISPYPGAATGSGGEIRDEGATGIGSKPKAGLVGFSVSNLRIPGFEQPWETDFGKPDRIVTALDIMLEGPLGGAAFNNEFGRPNILGYFRTYEEQVLSHNGVEVRGYHKPIMLAGGLGNIREDHVQKGDLLPGSKLVVLGGPAMNIGLGGSAASSMASGESAEDLDFASVQRENPEIERRCQEVIDRCWQMGKDNPIVFIHDVGAGGLSNAFPELVNDGGVGGNFELRNVPNDEPGMSPLQIWCNESQERYVMAIPADKMAIFEKICLRERAPFAVVGEATAEKHLTLTDKHFGTTPIDLPLEVLLGKAPKMHRDVVSAQVVGEPLVLSGVTISDAAERLLRLPTIAEKSFLITIGDRSVTGLVARDQMVGPWQVPVANCGVTAASYDTYHGEAMAMGERTPVALLDFTASARLAVAEAITNIAATDIGSLKRIKLSANWMAAAGHPGEDAGLYAAVKAIGEELCPALEVTIPVGKDSMSMKTQWQQDGENKTVTSPLSLVITAFARIEDVRKTVTPQLRTDKGVSHLVLIDLGAAQNRLGASCLAQVYKQLGQTPVDLDSPELLINFFHAIQQLTTEQKLLAYHDRSDGGLFVTLAEMAFAGKAGFNVDIDALGADDLAVLFSEELGAVIQVTDAELAYVQQVLAQHNLAELSHVIGTVNDSDVLNIKRQQHSIYSESRTRLRCIWAETSYQMQALRDNPETAKQEFDAKADKADPGLNVKLSYDLNQDVAAPYILKGVAPKIAILREQGVNSHVEMAAAFNRAGFSAIDVHMSDILAGRTELSDFNGLVACGGFSYGDVLGAGEGWAKSILFNPQARKQFSEFFERDSTFSLGVCNGCQMMSNLKELIPGADLWPHFVRNKSERFEARVSLVEIQKNPSLFFAGMQGSRMPIAVSHGEGHAEFANTAAFAKADQSGTVAMRFVDHHGQVTEQYPLNPNGSAAGITALTSADGRSTIMMPHPERVFRAVANSWQPDGWQEDSPWMRMFRNARVWLG, encoded by the coding sequence ATGTTGATCCTGCGTGGTGCACCAGCACTGTCTGAATTCAAAATCCAAAAGCTACTTGAGCAAGCTGCTCAAAGTGGTTTAGCTATCAGCGATATCTATGCTGAATATTTTCATTTTGCAGCTGTTTCAGCGCCGTTAAGCGCAGAACAACAGCAAATACTTAATAAATTGCTGACCTATGGCCCAAGTACTGCTAGCCATGAGCCAGAAGATCAGTTGGTATTAGTGACCCCACGGCCAGGTACCATTTCGCCATGGTCATCTAAAGCAACAGATATTGCCCATAACTGCGGTTTACCGCAAGTACAGCGTTTAGAACGCGGTATAGCTTATTATATCAGCGCTGATGCCCGTTTAGATAAGGCGCAATTACAACAATTATCTGCTTTGTTACATGATCGGATGATGGAAACTGTATTTAGCCAACTTGAACAGGCCGCAGCGTTATTTCAACAAGCCGAACCGGCTGAGTTGAGTTCAGTTGATATTATCAACGGTGGCGCAGAAGCGCTAGCTAGCGCTAATATTACTATGGGTTTAGCATTAGCAGATGATGAAATTGATTATTTATATCAAAATTTCACTAAGCTAGGCCGTAATCCCAATGATATTGAACTATACATGTTTGCCCAAGCTAACTCTGAGCACTGTCGACATAAAATCTTTAATGCCGATTGGACTATAGATGGCGTTGAACAGCCAAAGTCGCTGTTTAAAATGATTAAAAACACTTTTCAGCAAACACCTGATTACGTTTTATCGGCCTATAGTGATAATGCGGCGGTAATGGAAGGCTCCACGGCGGGGCGTTTCTTTGCTCAGCCTGGCACGCACCATTATCAATATCATCACGAACCTATTCATATTTTAATGAAAGTGGAAACCCATAACCATCCAACCGCTATTTCACCATACCCTGGTGCAGCGACTGGCTCGGGTGGTGAAATTCGTGATGAAGGCGCAACCGGTATCGGCTCTAAACCTAAAGCGGGTTTAGTTGGCTTTTCGGTGTCTAACCTACGTATCCCAGGATTTGAACAACCTTGGGAAACTGATTTTGGTAAACCCGATCGTATCGTTACTGCGTTAGATATTATGTTAGAAGGCCCCCTTGGTGGCGCCGCTTTTAACAACGAGTTTGGTCGACCCAATATTTTAGGTTACTTCCGTACTTATGAAGAACAAGTACTTAGCCATAACGGCGTTGAAGTCCGTGGCTATCATAAGCCCATTATGTTGGCGGGCGGCTTAGGTAATATTCGCGAAGATCATGTGCAAAAAGGCGATTTATTACCCGGTTCAAAATTAGTGGTATTAGGCGGCCCAGCGATGAATATCGGCTTGGGTGGCAGTGCGGCATCATCAATGGCATCGGGTGAGTCTGCGGAAGATTTAGACTTTGCGTCAGTACAACGTGAAAACCCAGAAATTGAACGCCGCTGCCAAGAAGTGATCGACCGTTGTTGGCAGATGGGTAAAGATAACCCTATCGTATTTATTCACGATGTGGGTGCCGGTGGTTTATCTAATGCGTTTCCTGAGTTAGTAAACGATGGCGGTGTTGGCGGTAACTTTGAGCTACGCAACGTGCCGAATGATGAGCCTGGCATGTCGCCATTACAAATTTGGTGTAACGAGTCGCAAGAACGCTATGTTATGGCTATTCCTGCTGACAAGATGGCCATCTTTGAAAAAATTTGCTTACGCGAACGCGCGCCTTTTGCCGTAGTCGGAGAAGCCACTGCCGAGAAACATTTAACCTTAACGGATAAGCACTTTGGCACCACGCCTATTGATTTACCGTTAGAGGTTTTATTAGGTAAAGCGCCGAAAATGCATCGCGATGTAGTGAGTGCGCAGGTAGTAGGTGAGCCATTAGTGTTAAGCGGTGTCACGATTAGTGATGCAGCCGAGCGTTTATTGCGTTTACCAACCATTGCCGAAAAGTCATTCTTAATCACCATTGGTGACCGTTCAGTGACCGGTTTAGTCGCGCGCGATCAAATGGTTGGCCCATGGCAAGTGCCAGTCGCTAACTGTGGTGTTACCGCCGCGAGTTACGACACTTATCATGGCGAAGCCATGGCAATGGGCGAGCGTACGCCAGTAGCATTATTAGATTTTACGGCATCAGCACGTTTAGCCGTAGCTGAAGCGATTACTAATATTGCCGCAACTGATATCGGCAGCTTAAAACGGATTAAGTTATCGGCTAACTGGATGGCCGCTGCAGGGCATCCGGGTGAAGATGCCGGTTTATATGCCGCAGTAAAAGCCATTGGTGAAGAGTTATGTCCGGCACTTGAAGTGACGATACCGGTGGGTAAAGACTCTATGTCGATGAAAACCCAATGGCAGCAAGATGGTGAAAACAAAACCGTTACTTCACCCTTATCGCTAGTTATTACCGCTTTTGCGCGTATAGAAGATGTACGTAAAACGGTCACACCACAATTACGTACGGATAAAGGCGTCAGTCATTTAGTATTAATTGATTTAGGCGCAGCGCAAAACCGTTTAGGTGCATCGTGTTTGGCCCAAGTGTATAAACAACTTGGTCAAACACCAGTTGATTTAGACAGCCCTGAATTATTAATTAACTTCTTCCATGCCATACAGCAACTTACCACTGAGCAAAAGCTATTGGCTTATCATGACCGCTCAGACGGTGGTTTATTTGTTACCTTAGCGGAAATGGCGTTTGCCGGTAAAGCCGGTTTTAATGTTGATATTGACGCTTTAGGTGCGGATGATTTAGCGGTGCTATTTAGTGAAGAGTTAGGGGCGGTTATTCAAGTCACTGATGCTGAGCTAGCTTATGTACAACAAGTCTTAGCGCAACATAACTTAGCTGAATTAAGCCATGTTATTGGTACGGTAAACGACAGCGACGTATTAAATATTAAGCGTCAGCAGCATAGCATTTATAGTGAAAGCCGTACCCGGTTACGTTGTATTTGGGCTGAAACTAGCTACCAGATGCAAGCGTTACGTGATAATCCAGAAACAGCTAAACAAGAGTTCGATGCCAAAGCGGATAAAGCTGATCCGGGTTTAAACGTTAAGCTTAGCTATGACTTAAACCAAGATGTTGCCGCACCTTATATTTTAAAAGGTGTTGCGCCTAAAATTGCTATCTTACGTGAGCAAGGTGTTAACTCGCATGTCGAAATGGCAGCTGCCTTTAACCGTGCTGGTTTTAGCGCCATTGACGTTCATATGAGTGATATCTTGGCTGGGCGCACTGAACTAAGCGACTTTAATGGCTTAGTGGCCTGTGGTGGCTTCTCTTACGGTGATGTTTTAGGTGCTGGTGAAGGTTGGGCTAAATCAATATTGTTTAACCCGCAAGCGCGTAAGCAATTTAGCGAGTTCTTTGAGCGTGATAGCACCTTTTCATTAGGGGTGTGTAACGGTTGTCAGATGATGTCTAATCTGAAAGAGTTAATCCCTGGTGCAGATTTATGGCCGCATTTTGTGCGCAATAAATCTGAGCGCTTTGAAGCGCGCGTAAGCTTGGTTGAAATTCAAAAAAACCCGTCGTTGTTCTTTGCTGGCATGCAAGGTTCACGCATGCCCATCGCCGTTTCACACGGTGAAGGTCATGCTGAGTTTGCTAATACTGCGGCTTTTGCTAAAGCCGATCAGAGTGGCACAGTGGCGATGCGCTTTGTGGATCACCATGGTCAAGTAACCGAGCAATACCCTCTTAATCCAAACGGTTCAGCAGCTGGTATTACCGCGTTAACCTCGGCCGATGGTCGTTCAACGATTATGATGCCGCACCCAGAGCGTGTATTCCGTGCCGTTGCTAACTCTTGGCAGCCAGATGGTTGGCAAGAAGACAGCCCATGGATGCGCATGTTCCGTAATGCGCGGGTTTGGTTAGGCTAA